In the Hordeum vulgare subsp. vulgare chromosome 7H, MorexV3_pseudomolecules_assembly, whole genome shotgun sequence genome, one interval contains:
- the LOC123410710 gene encoding nuclear receptor corepressor 1-like gives MFTEYQFKRCRNYLKMPALIIDEKEKESASFVSKNGLIEDPVSVDKERSVINPWTHEEKEVFMQMLASFGKNFSKISNFLQHKTTDDCVEFYYKHHKSDSFREVKKLMDLRQQQPTSNYLGSNSGKKRNPENAASLDMLGSAASVVAAHGLDYANRVEKDTAKSIIRTSCRSDVSAVAKGSLDRDGIANVSLHERESVAADVYNEKSLFIDRGSE, from the coding sequence ATGTTTACAGAATATCAGTTCAAGCGCTGCAGAAATTACTTGAAAATGCCAGCATTAATTATAgatgaaaaagagaaagaaagtgCTAGCTTTGTCAGCAAGAATGGTTTGATTGAGGATCCTGTTTCAGTTGATAAGGAACGATCAGTGATAAATCCATGGACTCATGAAGAGAAGGAAGTTTTTATGCAGATGCTTGCTTCATTTGGCAAGAATTTCTCCAAAATCTCCAATTTTCTACAGCACAagacaacagatgattgtgttgaGTTCTACTACAAGCACCATAAATCTGACAGTTTCCGAGAAGTTAAGAAACTTATGGATCTTCGGCAGCAACAACCCACCAGCAATTACCTAGGATCAAATTCTGGAAAGAAGCGGAATCCTGAGAATGCTGCATCTCTTGATATGCTTGGAAGTGCTGCATCAGTCGTGGCTGCCCATGGTCTTGATTATGCAAACAGGGTGGAGAAAGATACTGCAAAGTCTATTATTCGGACTTCTTGTAGGTCCGATGTTTCGGCTGTGGCCAAAGGATCTTTGGATAGGGATGGCATTGCTAATGTATCTCTGCACGAGAGGGAATCTGTAGCTGCTGATGTCTACAATGAGAAGTCACTGTTCATCGATCGAGGCTCTGAATAA